DNA from Elaeis guineensis isolate ETL-2024a chromosome 2, EG11, whole genome shotgun sequence:
TAAGATGTCCTAGGAGGGGAAGAGGAAATAGGAATCCAACAACAGGAAAGATGGGTTTCACTTTCATCTAGTTTATTCTTCCACAAACAATCACTGAGAAATACCAGTACCATTTAAATCTTGAAACTGTTGTGGTCTGCTGTCACATTCGGAAAGACAGAAACAAGTGGGAACTTGCTTATGGAACTTCGGGACATTTAACGGGAAGAAGATGTGGAATTGAACACGAAACTTGTGCTAGCAATTTTACAGGAGCGCTGGGTGGGAAGCTAAAGAGCTCATACAGGATCATCCACATGCGAGCAATAGTTATTCTAATTTCCTTGGTCAACCACAGCATTCGACAACATCCACCGTTCCAAGGTTTTAAGGTGGGAATTAACGTTACATCATGATAACCataatagtatagaaatataATAACGCATAACACAACAATAATAGTGCCACCATCTAATTATGTAAGCAGTTTTCATCAAAAGAAATGCATACAATGAATTTTCATGATCGTTACATGATGCaagcgtgtatatatatatatactatcatTGATGTCTTAATGCAAGTAAATCCGAATGAAATGTATGCAAATGAGTTCGAAATAAGACCATACCAGAGGATCTCAAATATGGGAGATCATCATTATAATATGTGCAATCTCTTCCTTCATATGTAGAATAAGGTGGGCCAAGCACATCCAGCACTGCACAAGGGGTCACTGCAGTAAAACGATGCATGTTGCCTCCAGCAGCTGGATACAGTATGGATGTGTTACATGGCACCTTGAAAACATCATCGGTATTAACCTTCGCTAGCCGAGCACCTGAAGTTTGCCCCAAGaacaaggaaaaaagaaaaggaagattaAATATCACAATCTTCAACTCAGCATATTGCAAATCCAAAAGAACTTACCATCTGTGTTCCTAACCATCTCGTTGGAGTTCTGAGGATTGCTAACCCAATCGTACGACTTGATGTGCATGGACCCAAAAAGAATCTTGCTAAATACAGTCATTCCTGGGTGATTATGCAGTGGGATGACAGCAGACTTAGGCATGCAGAAGATGCATATCTGCAGGACGCATTTAGCAATTCAAGAGAAACATGGATTACCAAGTAGCATTTAGGAACAGATGCAACACAACTGTTCGTCTAACAGGAATTTACAGTACCGAAAACTTGGGAGACTCATAAAGGGATAAATATGTTATCACAGGAGGCCCTTGAGACACAGCATTGCTGCGAAAACATGGCAGGTTCGGAGTCAGGCCAACATCTTCTGGTTTCATATCATCTGCAGGAGAACGAAATGAGTGCAATTATCAGACTAAGTCAcacatgtacataacatggcccactacctatttataatttttatttctaatacATGAGGAAGCTAATCACATGATAGATTATCTCCAACACCCGAATCCCTGTCTACAGAGACACAATGGAACGACTGCAATTGATAGCTGAAGGCTTAAACAGATCATATACACAATAAAGCATGATTTTCACTGAATCCTAATTTTGCATACATGTTTGTCTATAGGAGTCAATACATGATATTTGCTTCATATTAATACGTGTTTGTCTTGGGAAGTCAAAACATATAACCAATAACAATAAGCAGAGCCATCACCATGAGCTTTAGATGAAAGCATCCTTCTATCATAATTCATGCAATGAGTACCCTTAATCCCCGATGCCATAACAGGATCAGCATTGGTGAAGATTTGTAAGTCCAGATATCTCGACCATCAAACAATACTAACAAGTATGTCTCCTTGTCCATATCACTTTGTCACAGAGTCAACAAAGTATCTTTGAGTGATAACTATATCAAATATTACTTCCACTACCTTGAGTCCCTTCTATTTTGTTTGATTTCCTTTGGTATAAGCCAATATCAACATCTAATCTATGCCCAACAGAAAACCGCTAAGAGAAACGAGACAAAGCAATCACTTGTAATTGCATCAAGCATCTTACAATTTGAAACCGATATCATGAAATGCAGCAATAGTTGCAATTCCGAGAAAACCAATGATCCAAATAAGACAAGAATCCAAAATAAAcacaaaattaatattttctttcCATGGCATCAACTCTGCCGAATCTATAGCAAGCCTTGGCTTATAtcataaaaagaataaaattttaccaTTAATCCAAATCAAAAAGCAGGATTCAAAAGTTCTGCACAATGCTTATTAAGATTTAAGAAAACAGGCGTTTAATCCTATCGCATTCGTCGAACCATCCACCATACAAGATTCACATCCTCCCCAACTCCTGTGAAACGTAATAGAACGCAAATTTTCTGGGACACAAAAATCGAAACTTTTCATTGAAAAGGAGAGAGAGCTCGTACCAAGAATGGCGCGAAGGCGCTCGATGTCCTCCGCGGCGGGGACGACGTCGGCTCCACAATCGGCGAATACCTCCTTGCAGGTATCGAACAGCCTCTGGACGACCGTCGGCATCGGCGGCGACTTCTTCTGCCGCCGCTTGTTCTTCTTGGCCGACCTTCTCTTCTCCTTCGCCGCCACCTCCTCCTTCCCCGCCGCCTCCTCCTTCCCCTTGCGGTCCGCCATCCTCCCGTCAACCCCCATCAAGATCGGCCCGACTCGCTCCACCAACCCCCTCAGACCCAATCAAGATGAGGAGGAAACTAGAATTGCTAGATTCCTACCAGTTGAGAAATGGGGGAAAAGATGGGAATTTGATGGCTTTATACAGGTGTAGAATTCTACTTGTGGGAATTGGAAAAGAGGGAATACCTGTGGATGGGTGATGGCAGTATAAAAAGGGGGAGGGGTTTGGGGGTTTTGGCTGAGACAACTAGTTTGGGTGAAAAAACCAGGGGCCATGCCAAGGGAGATTCCCGCTTTCCTGTGGGCTACTCCCAAACAGCCGTGGATTTTTCTCTCTGGAAATGGACCCAGACAAATATCCACGTACCGCATTTATCACTGTATATGGTATTTCCATATTAAAAATGTTTCGGATTCAAACCTGGCACAAGGAAATGCCAAAATCTACGTGTCAGGAGAAAAATATTGGTCGCTTATACGGGAGTCTGCAGTGTATAACTCTGATATCCTAAACTGGATAGATTCTCTCTTTCTGCCGAATAATTTTTTtcgcttaaaataaaattaaaatctgaTCGAATATGATTTAGATAtcaatatatttatattcatatttattatttttaataaatataaatataaatattattttaatataaaaatttacattcatatttattttaaataaatatggatacaattcacatattaaaaatatagatataaattaaataattaaattttataattataaaattaaaaatattactaaCTAGATTGTAAGTCAAGCCAATAACATattcataaatttatattttttaataaaaataataaatattatataaaattataaattaatatcgataaaatttttaaatttttattcatatcttAATTAATTTGAATGCATAAACATAACCCGACAGATATTGTGCATATTATTTTCATTCTTGTTCTCAAAAACGTAAATGTAAATGtacatattaatttaatatttgatgaataaaaaaaattattgattagatgTAAAATTTCGTATATGCACTGTACACAATTGATCAGCAAGAGTGCATcatctaatatttttaattttttttaattaatgatatatttgatatattttatttatataaatgaaaaaaaaatatttttaattgatcTGTATTTTCTATTCTTGGTAAAATTTGGGCTTTATCCTAAATTTGGTTGTATCCATTGAGTTAATTActgaaatattttaaatcaataaaattttataaatattgtaCTTATGAATTTTAATAGCATTTGTCATACATGCCAGTTCTTTATAATATAACTATGGATTGCTGATCCTTGGGTTGACTTAGCATTTATCgtcattttttaaaattgaatatCATTTTTAATAGTATTTAATCTAATGCTTAATTGCAAAAGCCAAAGCACTTCCTTCCTCGTTGGTAACGAAGAAAGCCGGTTGAGAAGTAATGTTCAAGGATATATCTGACCAAGAGGAAGTGGAGGACTGGTTCGAGGCTGAAGAGGGGCACGTGAAGCCATAAGATGGTCACGAGGGAAAAATTTTTTTGGCCGGGGAGAGGTTTGGCCTCGTGAGTATTGTCTTCGCTAAGCTACATGGAAGAATTTTGAGAGCCGCACAAAGAGTAACGCAAGGGAGGGAATGACTCCATCATCCATATATTCAGTTTAACCTAACAGCCGGTAGTAGAAGTGTCCTACTTCGTGCAGTGGTTATGCTTGAAGAGCAAATTGGGACgtgcaaaaaaaattaatgattggTTTTCTTTCACGATGACTACATATTATTAGATTGTTCATTGCATAGGTCTCAAAGCATTCAAAATTCTTCCAATCATCTATCTATATTGATCTTGAAGTAATTATTGTGCAATTCAATAATGGACTCTTACAGAGAAGGATGAATCCTTCTTTTATGTGAAAGATTCATCCTTATTCATTGTGGAATAGGATATGCTCCATAAATAGGCATCCTgatcgggaaaaaaaaaaaaagcaactgcAAATACTGTCGGTGGTTCTTCCTTCCTGTCCCATTCATCTTAAGAGTAGCTTGATTTGCATCCTTCTCTAGTAGGACTGGACTAAATTTTAGGAAGATTGGAGTCCCAGTTCAATGAATTATAGCCCACCCTTCCATTTACCTTATGGCTGATTGATATCCCACGTGTTTCCTGATTTGCTAACTATACCGTAATTTAGGAAATGTGGCACAGCATTGGCCATCAAACTTTATCCATGCCAAAGTATCAGAAAtttccatgaaaaaaattattattgtgaCTGCTAATTGTTTGGAGCTTGGCCATTTGCGCTTGGATGCCATCCTTTGCATTTTTAATTTTGTAAGTTAGACATTGCACGTTGAGTTGATCAAATATGATCAGAAGGGATAGGCATCCTTACGTAAAATAAAATTCTCAAGGTGCAAAGCGAATGCATATGACTGCTAACAGTCCAATAAATTGCATTTTAAGAAAGACATTTGAACATGGCCCAAGTTGGGTGTTAGTCCTATACATATAGTATGTAAAAATTctcttaataatttaaattttgatttcatcagtaagtgatatatatatatgtgttatttatataaatcaataaaaatttattattggtTGATCGGCATTTTCGATTCTCTCTTTCTATGGTAAAAGGTGAAGGAGTATATATAGTCAAATAAGTTGTATTTTTGTAACAAGATATTTGAGCATTCCCTCACTTTGTTGTGGATGTTAGGTGTAGAATATGTAAGAATTCTGTTAATAGGTCAACCAAATTATTGTTAATAACaaagtaaattatttatttttaaaagattttctcttttcttctttttttttaattcaattctctaattttatatcttCCCACGTAACCCAAGTTTATGGTCTTTACTTAATGAATTTCAAGTAATAGTTTTAAATTTATGTGAAATAACATCATAGATAATGAGGATTTTCATATTGATTCTTAGGTGATACAAGCATGCAAAAATTATTAAGTATTTAATGGATGGCTGCAATCTCAACAATAAAATGGTTAGGCACACCTCATTGGCTACATGATTGCACCAATATAATTAATTGGTATGTTTATGTTGCTTCTCTCTTTAAACAATATTTGTTGAGAAAAATGTATTAACTAATACAAAAGGCGGCTTAAAGAGTACATGTTACAATTACTTCATGTAAAAAAGTTCAACAATACTGGATGCTTGTAATATAAATATAAGGGAATTGTAACAAAAAAAGTCGTGTGAAATATAGATCTTTATAGCTTGCTTTGACAAATATTCAACTGCATATTTTTTATCGCACATACATCCATTATAAAAAAAACTAACtatcaatgataattaattaccatcactaatagtcaaaTATTAACGAAGAAACATCGTCACTAAAAATAAGACGAAAATAATCTCA
Protein-coding regions in this window:
- the LOC105054306 gene encoding plant cysteine oxidase 2 gives rise to the protein MGVDGRMADRKGKEEAAGKEEVAAKEKRRSAKKNKRRQKKSPPMPTVVQRLFDTCKEVFADCGADVVPAAEDIERLRAILDDMKPEDVGLTPNLPCFRSNAVSQGPPVITYLSLYESPKFSICIFCMPKSAVIPLHNHPGMTVFSKILFGSMHIKSYDWVSNPQNSNEMVRNTDGARLAKVNTDDVFKVPCNTSILYPAAGGNMHRFTAVTPCAVLDVLGPPYSTYEGRDCTYYNDDLPYLRSSGDVVFVPDEHERYAWLKERVGMPDDCFVLAAEYKGPKIVEH